The nucleotide sequence GCCTCACCTACACACTCATCCACGCCGAGTGGGCCGACCAACTGCGCCTGGCCGGGTTCGACCCGGGGGTGGGGTTCTTCCACGCCCTCGAGTACGGGCGCGAGTCCCTGGCCTGCGACCTGGTGGAGCCGTGCCGCCCCGCCGCCGACCGCTGGGTGGTCTCTCTCTTCAACGAGGGAGTCTTCCGGGCCTCCGACTTCGGGAGCGGCGGGGCACGGGCCGGCTGCTGGCTCAAAGACGCCGCCCGGCGGCGTTACTACCTGTGCTACGAGGAGTGGGTTCACGGGCTTCGGCCCGGGTGGCGGCGAGAGGCATACGAGCTCGCGGGCGAGCTCGCGGGCGAAGTGGCGGGGGAGACCGGAAGCGACCCCGTCGGTGGCGACATCGGCGGGGTTGCTCCAGGCCAAGCGCCGAAAGATTCAGGGGAGGAGTCGCGATGAAGGCAAGGACGGCTTGCCGAGGGGACGCCGGGGCCTCCCCGCCGCTCTCGGAAGGCATGGGGGCGAGGGCCCTGTACCTGGCCGAGGCCGACGGGCTGGTCGTCCGGGCCGACGGCCCGAGCCTGCGCATCGAGCAGCCGGGCAAAGCGGCCTGGCATGTTCCCCCCGGGCGGGTGGGGAGGGCGGTCTTCTGGGGTAACGTGCTCGTCGAGTCGGCGGCCATCGGCCTGCTTCTCGCGGGGGGCGTGCCCGTGTCGTTCGTAGGCCGTCGGGGCGAGACCATGGGCCTCGCCTGGGCCCCCACCGAAACCCTCGGCCCCCTGGCCGGGCTCCTCGACCGGCGCCGGCGCGACCCCGAGTGGGTCGAGGCCTACCGCCTGCTCCTCGACGCCCAGGTGCGTCAGGCGCGCCTGGAGCTGGTGCGCCGCATCTCCCCCGCGGTGCACCTACGATGGACCGAGAGCGGGTTTCGGGGGGCCGACTGGGACGCTTGGCGGACGACGGTGCTCACCGGCGATCTCCGCGTCGACCCCCCGTGGCGCTACCTCAAGAGCCTGGTTTGGGAGGCCGTGACGGCCTTGGTGCGCAGGCTCGGCCTCGACGCCCACCGAGGCCTTCTCGACCCCCGGCAGCCCCTGGGGCTCGTGCACGAGCTGGCCCGTCCCCTGGCGCCCTGGATCGACGGGGCCGTCCACTGGGGCCTGCGCGCGGGCCTGGTCCGCCGAGGTGCCGGCGGCGACGAGTCGGCGGCGGCCCTCACCCCAGCGGCGGTTCGCCGCTGGACCGCGCGGTTCGAGGGAGAACTTCCCTGGCTGGAGCGCGACATCACCCGACGCATCGACGAGGTCCTCGACCTGGCGCGCGACTGGCAGCCTCCTCCGGGGCGGACCCGGCGCCGGCGAGGGGAGGGTTGAACCGTGGCGGGTTCCGAGAGGCTCTTCGTGTGCTGCTACGATATCCGCGACCCAAAGCGCCTGGTGCGGGTGCACCGCTGCCTCAAGCAGCGCGGGCTGGCCCTCCAGTACAGCGTGTTCGTGCTGGAGGGGTCCACCGAGGCGGCCCTGGAAGCCCTGTCGGCGGTTGCGGCCCTGATCGACCCCGGCGAGGACGACGTGCGCATGTACGCCCTGCCGGCCGGCGTGGAAGTGGAGCCCCTGGGGGCCACCGAGGTGCTCCCCCCCGGCGTCGTCTTGGTGGGGGGCGGCGGTGGCGTCCTCTTGCGGGCGGGGCGTCTCCCCAGGAAGGCCGGCGCCGCGCCGGACCCGGGTTGGAGAGTAGAGGATTCGTAGCGCTCCGCCTCGGTGTGGCGGCCCTTGCGAGGCACCGGTGCGCTCGTTCCCCCGCGATGGCTCCCCCGCCGCGGCTGGGTGGGTGGCTGGGGGCGGGGGATTCGATATGCGCCTTGGGACCGAATGCAACTTGCGGTACTCTCTCCGAA is from Thermodesulfobacteriota bacterium and encodes:
- the cas2 gene encoding CRISPR-associated endonuclease Cas2 codes for the protein MAGSERLFVCCYDIRDPKRLVRVHRCLKQRGLALQYSVFVLEGSTEAALEALSAVAALIDPGEDDVRMYALPAGVEVEPLGATEVLPPGVVLVGGGGGVLLRAGRLPRKAGAAPDPGWRVEDS
- a CDS encoding CRISPR-associated endonuclease Cas1, which codes for MKARTACRGDAGASPPLSEGMGARALYLAEADGLVVRADGPSLRIEQPGKAAWHVPPGRVGRAVFWGNVLVESAAIGLLLAGGVPVSFVGRRGETMGLAWAPTETLGPLAGLLDRRRRDPEWVEAYRLLLDAQVRQARLELVRRISPAVHLRWTESGFRGADWDAWRTTVLTGDLRVDPPWRYLKSLVWEAVTALVRRLGLDAHRGLLDPRQPLGLVHELARPLAPWIDGAVHWGLRAGLVRRGAGGDESAAALTPAAVRRWTARFEGELPWLERDITRRIDEVLDLARDWQPPPGRTRRRRGEG